A portion of the Thermosediminibacter oceani DSM 16646 genome contains these proteins:
- a CDS encoding DUF523 domain-containing protein: protein MIYIISACLAGFNTRYDGKNSFSEVFEELVRRGKAIPFCPEQAGGLPTPREPSEIIGKDGFEVIEGKARVLTRDGKDVTEQFLKGARETLKLANITGAEAAILKSKSPSCGCKKIYDGSFRGVLKDGLGVTAAYLKSHGIEVIDSDDYLERH from the coding sequence GTGATATATATAATAAGTGCATGTCTTGCAGGCTTTAATACCAGATACGACGGGAAAAATAGTTTTTCTGAGGTTTTTGAAGAGCTGGTGAGAAGGGGAAAAGCGATCCCGTTTTGCCCCGAGCAAGCTGGAGGTCTGCCCACACCCAGGGAGCCGTCTGAAATTATAGGCAAAGACGGTTTTGAAGTGATTGAAGGAAAGGCACGGGTCCTCACCCGTGATGGTAAGGATGTGACGGAACAATTTTTAAAAGGTGCCAGAGAAACCCTGAAACTTGCAAACATTACCGGTGCCGAAGCCGCCATATTAAAATCTAAAAGCCCATCCTGCGGTTGCAAAAAAATATATGACGGCAGTTTTCGCGGCGTGCTTAAAGACGGGCTGGGTGTGACCGCCGCCTACCTGAAGTCCCACGGGATCGAAGTAATAGACTCCGATGATTACCTGGAGCGGCATTGA